One Streptomyces drozdowiczii DNA segment encodes these proteins:
- a CDS encoding fumarylacetoacetate hydrolase family protein, with protein sequence MKLLRVGTAGAERPALLDEDGTLRDLSGVVPDIDSALFADEDALARVRGAAAAPGGLPALDAEGLRVGPPLARIGKIVCIGLNYHDHATETGAQIPDEPILFFKAPDTVVGPEDTVLVPRGSAKTDWEVELAVVIGRTARYLETAEEGLAHVAGYAVAHDVSEREFQIERGGTWDKGKNCETFNPLGPWLVTADEVADPQALPLKLWVNGELKQDGTTADQIFPVGEVVRYLSHFMTLYPGDVINTGTPAGVAMGQPEPKPYLRAGDVVELEIDGLGRQRQELKDA encoded by the coding sequence TTGAAGCTGCTTCGTGTGGGTACGGCGGGCGCGGAACGACCGGCGCTGCTGGACGAGGACGGAACCCTGCGTGACCTGTCGGGCGTCGTCCCCGACATCGACAGCGCCCTGTTCGCCGACGAGGACGCGCTCGCCCGGGTGCGTGGAGCCGCAGCCGCGCCCGGTGGGCTTCCGGCGCTCGACGCCGAGGGGCTGCGGGTGGGCCCGCCGCTCGCCCGCATCGGCAAGATCGTGTGCATCGGGCTGAACTACCACGACCACGCCACGGAGACCGGGGCGCAGATCCCTGACGAGCCGATCCTGTTCTTCAAGGCCCCCGACACCGTCGTCGGGCCCGAGGACACCGTGCTCGTGCCGCGCGGCAGCGCGAAGACGGACTGGGAGGTCGAGCTGGCGGTCGTCATCGGGCGCACCGCGCGCTACCTGGAGACGGCGGAGGAAGGGCTCGCCCACGTCGCCGGGTACGCGGTCGCGCACGACGTCTCCGAGCGCGAGTTCCAGATCGAGCGCGGCGGCACCTGGGACAAGGGCAAGAACTGCGAGACGTTCAACCCGCTGGGCCCCTGGCTGGTCACCGCCGACGAGGTCGCCGACCCGCAGGCCCTCCCGCTGAAGCTCTGGGTCAACGGCGAGCTGAAGCAGGACGGCACCACCGCCGACCAGATCTTCCCGGTCGGCGAGGTCGTCCGCTATCTGAGCCACTTCATGACGCTCTACCCGGGCGACGTCATCAACACCGGCACCCCGGCCGGCGTCGCCATGGGGCAGCCCGAGCCCAAGCCGTATCTGCGGGCCGGCGATGTCGTGGAGCTGGAGATCGACGGACTCGGCCGGCAGCGGCAGGAGCTGAAGGACGCGTAG
- a CDS encoding heme-degrading domain-containing protein: MNPTAPTISELIAQERRLTLPHFGYDDAYALGGLLVALARERHAPVAIDIRRGAQQLFHAALPGSSADNDAWIDRKRRVVERYGESSYLVGTRFRAKGTTFDEASRLDPDVYAAHGGSFPIAVEGAGVIGSVTVSGLPQAEDHALVVEALEQFVSRIDG, translated from the coding sequence ATGAACCCCACCGCTCCGACCATCTCCGAACTGATCGCCCAGGAGCGCCGGCTCACGCTGCCGCACTTCGGCTACGACGACGCCTACGCGCTCGGCGGGCTGCTGGTCGCGCTGGCCCGGGAGCGGCACGCCCCGGTCGCGATCGACATCCGGCGCGGGGCGCAGCAGCTGTTCCACGCGGCGCTGCCCGGTTCGAGCGCGGACAACGACGCGTGGATCGACCGCAAGCGCCGGGTGGTCGAGCGGTACGGCGAGAGTTCGTACCTGGTGGGGACGCGGTTCCGGGCGAAGGGGACGACGTTCGACGAGGCGTCCCGGCTGGACCCGGACGTGTACGCGGCGCACGGCGGCTCGTTCCCGATCGCGGTCGAGGGCGCGGGCGTCATCGGCTCGGTGACGGTCTCGGGGCTGCCGCAGGCGGAGGACCACGCGCTGGTGGTGGAAGCGCTGGAGCAGTTCGTCTCGCGGATCGACGGCTGA
- a CDS encoding Gfo/Idh/MocA family oxidoreductase produces the protein MTSHTSGTPLRVGLVGFGLAGSVFHAPLITATEGLALDTVVTRDEQRRAEALAAYPGVRFADSPDELWQRADELDLIVIASPNRTHVPLARAALEAGLPVVVDKPVAGTAAEARELAALAEERGLLLSVFQNRRWDNDFLTLRALLADGALGEVQRFESRYERWRPQLKGGWRESGDPQEIGGLLYDLGSHVVDQALTLFGPAAQVYAESDLRRPGAAADDDTFVAITHTSGVRSHLYVSATTAQLGPRFRVLGSSAGFVKYGLDPQEAALREGARPAPGEPWGEEGEELWGRLGAGESPLTGGGTPVRTLPGDYPAYYAAVNDALRGTGDNPVTALQAAEALDVLEAARRSAREGVTVTLGPLGASTHATEEQSV, from the coding sequence ATGACCTCCCACACCTCCGGCACCCCCTTGCGCGTCGGACTCGTCGGCTTCGGCCTGGCGGGGTCCGTCTTCCACGCCCCGCTGATCACCGCCACCGAAGGACTGGCCCTCGACACGGTCGTCACCCGCGACGAGCAGCGCCGCGCCGAGGCCCTCGCCGCCTACCCCGGCGTACGGTTCGCCGACTCCCCCGACGAGCTGTGGCAGCGGGCGGACGAGCTGGACCTGATCGTCATCGCGTCGCCGAACAGGACCCACGTACCGCTCGCCCGGGCGGCCCTGGAGGCCGGGCTTCCGGTGGTCGTGGACAAGCCGGTCGCGGGCACGGCGGCCGAGGCGCGTGAGCTGGCGGCGCTCGCCGAGGAGCGCGGACTGCTGCTCTCGGTCTTCCAGAACCGCCGCTGGGACAACGACTTCCTCACCCTGCGCGCGCTCCTCGCGGACGGCGCCCTGGGCGAGGTCCAGCGCTTCGAGTCGCGCTACGAGCGGTGGCGCCCGCAGCTGAAGGGCGGCTGGCGCGAGTCCGGCGACCCCCAGGAGATCGGCGGGCTGCTCTACGACCTGGGCAGCCATGTGGTCGACCAGGCGCTGACCCTGTTCGGCCCGGCGGCCCAGGTGTACGCCGAGTCGGACCTGCGGCGCCCGGGCGCGGCGGCCGACGACGACACGTTCGTGGCGATCACCCACACCTCGGGCGTCCGCTCGCACCTGTACGTGAGCGCCACGACGGCCCAGCTCGGCCCCCGCTTCCGGGTGCTCGGGTCGAGCGCCGGCTTCGTGAAGTACGGCCTCGACCCCCAGGAGGCCGCGCTGCGCGAGGGCGCCCGCCCGGCCCCGGGCGAACCCTGGGGCGAGGAGGGCGAGGAGCTGTGGGGCCGGCTCGGCGCGGGCGAGTCCCCGCTCACGGGCGGCGGCACCCCGGTCCGTACGCTCCCGGGCGACTACCCGGCGTACTACGCGGCGGTCAATGACGCGCTGCGCGGGACGGGCGACAATCCGGTGACCGCCCTTCAGGCCGCCGAGGCCCTGGACGTCCTGGAGGCGGCCCGCCGCTCGGCCCGCGAGGGGGTCACCGTCACCCTGGGCCCCCTCGGCGCCTCCACCCACGCAACCGAGGAGCAGTCCGTATGA
- a CDS encoding ROK family transcriptional regulator has protein sequence MAPLWQRCCQSASAGHNGSVNRSTTGANLPALRSHNAALVLDLLRVAGEGGISRLELAERTGLTPQAVSKITARLRAEGLAAEAGRRASTGGKPRTVLRLVPEAGHAVGLHLDRDGLTAVLVDLAGVVAESVTAPLDFGAPADEVLTAAAGAVAAVRGDGALPVLGVGVAAPGPLDHRGGVLHRVTGFPQWDGFPLRDALAARTGLPVVLDKDTNAAALGLALGADGPADFAYLHLGTGLGAGLVLGGAVHRGERTGAGEFGHQTVQLDGLRCGCGGRGCLEALCLAAARRGDAAEAARVLGTGAANLVGLLDIDRVVLGGRTVAADPDTYVRGVRAVLDERSPREGVRGTPVPVTAHREGDRPVAEGAAQLVLAPLFGRVTPAEAPATG, from the coding sequence ATGGCTCCACTTTGGCAACGCTGTTGCCAAAGTGCAAGCGCGGGCCACAATGGGTCCGTGAACAGGAGCACCACCGGCGCGAACCTCCCCGCCCTGCGCAGCCACAACGCGGCCCTCGTCCTCGACCTGCTGCGGGTGGCCGGCGAGGGCGGCATCAGCAGGCTCGAACTCGCCGAGCGCACCGGGCTCACCCCGCAGGCCGTCAGCAAGATCACCGCCCGGCTGCGCGCCGAGGGCCTGGCCGCGGAGGCGGGCCGCCGCGCCTCCACCGGTGGCAAGCCCCGGACCGTGCTGCGGCTTGTCCCCGAGGCGGGGCACGCGGTGGGGCTGCACCTGGACCGCGACGGGCTGACCGCGGTCCTGGTCGACCTCGCGGGCGTCGTCGCCGAAAGCGTTACGGCTCCGCTGGACTTCGGGGCCCCGGCGGACGAGGTGCTGACCGCCGCCGCGGGGGCGGTCGCCGCCGTGCGGGGGGACGGGGCGCTGCCGGTGCTCGGGGTGGGCGTCGCGGCCCCGGGGCCGCTGGACCACCGGGGCGGGGTGCTGCACCGCGTCACGGGGTTCCCGCAGTGGGACGGCTTCCCGCTGCGCGATGCGCTCGCCGCGCGGACCGGGCTGCCCGTGGTCCTCGACAAGGACACCAACGCCGCCGCCCTCGGCCTCGCCCTCGGCGCGGACGGCCCCGCCGACTTCGCCTACCTCCACCTCGGCACCGGCCTCGGCGCGGGCCTTGTCCTCGGCGGCGCGGTGCACCGGGGGGAGCGGACGGGGGCGGGCGAGTTCGGGCACCAGACCGTGCAGCTCGACGGCCTCCGCTGCGGCTGCGGCGGCCGGGGCTGCCTGGAGGCGCTGTGCCTGGCCGCCGCCCGCCGGGGCGACGCGGCCGAGGCGGCGCGGGTGCTCGGGACCGGCGCCGCGAATCTCGTCGGGCTCCTCGACATCGACCGCGTGGTCCTGGGCGGCCGTACGGTCGCCGCCGACCCCGACACGTACGTACGCGGCGTGCGCGCGGTCCTCGACGAACGCTCCCCCCGCGAGGGGGTGCGGGGCACCCCGGTCCCGGTCACGGCCCACCGCGAGGGCGACCGCCCGGTCGCGGAGGGCGCGGCGCAACTGGTACTGGCCCCGTTGTTCGGCCGCGTGACCCCGGCGGAGGCGCCTGCGACGGGCTGA
- a CDS encoding HAD-IIA family hydrolase has product MAERKPISSWLTDMDGVLIHEGTPIPGADAFIKRLRDSGLPFLVLTNNSIYTARDLHARLKRMGLDVPVDNIWTSALATAQFLDDQRPGGTAYVIGEAGLTTALHDIGYVLTDHAPDYVVLGETRTYSFEALTKAIRLINAGARFICTNPDETGPSAEGPLPATGSVAALITKATGKAPYFAGKPNPLMMRTGLNAIGAHSESSAMIGDRMDTDVLAGLEAGMQTFLVLTGLTTVADIDKYPFRPSTVVDSIADLVDLVDLG; this is encoded by the coding sequence ATGGCAGAGCGCAAGCCGATCTCGTCCTGGCTGACCGACATGGACGGGGTCCTCATCCACGAGGGCACCCCGATCCCCGGCGCCGACGCCTTCATCAAGCGGCTGCGTGACTCGGGACTGCCCTTCCTGGTCCTGACCAACAACTCGATCTACACCGCCCGCGACCTGCACGCCCGGCTGAAGCGCATGGGCCTGGACGTGCCCGTGGACAACATCTGGACCTCCGCCCTCGCCACCGCCCAGTTCCTGGACGACCAGCGCCCCGGCGGCACGGCGTACGTCATCGGTGAGGCCGGGCTCACCACCGCGCTGCACGACATCGGGTACGTGCTCACCGACCACGCCCCGGACTACGTGGTGCTCGGCGAGACGCGTACGTACTCCTTCGAGGCGCTCACCAAGGCGATCCGGCTGATCAACGCGGGCGCCCGGTTCATCTGCACCAACCCGGACGAGACCGGCCCCTCCGCCGAGGGCCCGCTGCCCGCGACCGGCTCCGTCGCCGCCCTGATCACCAAGGCGACCGGCAAGGCGCCGTACTTCGCGGGCAAGCCGAACCCGCTGATGATGCGGACCGGGCTCAACGCGATCGGCGCGCACTCCGAGTCCAGCGCCATGATCGGTGACCGCATGGACACCGATGTGCTGGCCGGTCTGGAGGCGGGCATGCAGACCTTCCTGGTGCTCACCGGGCTGACCACGGTCGCGGACATCGACAAGTACCCGTTCCGCCCGTCCACGGTCGTGGACTCGATCGCGGACCTGGTCGACCTCGTCGACCTGGGCTGA
- a CDS encoding class F sortase, translated as MSAPEETAGRGRLLTGVTWAVILLGLWLWGRGITDGSGIGSAPTTGDVAAVGRPLGVPLPPAHAPIAGVAPKSVEIPSLGVEAPVVSRGLDAEGAIEPPSFDTPQTVGWYGDGTRPGAEGPALLVGHVDTETKPAVFYGLSAARPGAKVDVTRTDGTVAEFTIDDVQVLTRARFDARKAYGPRKDGRAELRLITCGGTYDQKSHSYTANVVVSAYLTAEKGAAKAA; from the coding sequence ATGTCCGCACCGGAGGAGACGGCGGGGCGCGGCAGGCTGCTCACCGGAGTGACCTGGGCCGTCATCCTGCTGGGCCTGTGGCTCTGGGGCCGCGGGATCACGGACGGCTCGGGCATCGGCTCGGCCCCGACCACAGGCGACGTCGCCGCGGTCGGGCGCCCGCTCGGCGTGCCGCTGCCCCCGGCGCACGCGCCGATCGCGGGCGTCGCCCCGAAGAGCGTCGAGATCCCCTCCCTCGGCGTCGAGGCCCCCGTCGTCTCCCGGGGCCTGGACGCGGAGGGCGCCATCGAGCCGCCGTCCTTCGACACGCCCCAGACGGTCGGCTGGTACGGCGACGGCACCCGGCCCGGCGCCGAGGGGCCGGCCCTGCTGGTCGGCCATGTCGACACCGAGACCAAGCCCGCCGTCTTCTACGGGCTCAGCGCGGCCCGCCCCGGCGCGAAGGTCGACGTGACCCGCACGGACGGCACGGTCGCCGAGTTCACCATCGACGACGTGCAGGTCCTCACCCGTGCCCGGTTCGACGCCCGGAAGGCGTACGGGCCCCGCAAGGACGGGCGGGCGGAGCTGCGGCTGATCACCTGCGGCGGCACGTACGACCAGAAGTCCCACTCGTACACCGCGAACGTCGTCGTCTCGGCCTACCTGACCGCGGAGAAGGGCGCGGCGAAGGCGGCCTGA
- a CDS encoding SPFH domain-containing protein produces MRSTVSDSSGNPEYGQETEYGTVPVREWVGPGGAGSVTDAWAAGAAADEPPVAEGLPVRGATPAAPRAPEPPPLFRPVSVSVPSDEEVVVQVGEPAEPDASEGGDDTDSVVDLVLDLPSGEEDRGASLGATSASVSVPVEARPEEPQDAEPEDARPAEAVAPEPVKDAAPVEAAPLVEAPRPEPALALAGARVPGPPDPVRDSGRHQAVIANERTASIPVHLLFREDRRTGAAAVPPAVVRPGGGDPGAGVRRPPVPRTPQVRPSTRPAPEADPRLRERPGPALPGWAALLTGFGGVAAAGAVLWWTGVVPASVLARVGLGPRPYEGLPTGAWAALVFLAAVVLFALGGLGRGRVGHAWVLTLFGQYRGSVRRTGLVWVSPLLLRRRIDVRLRHWRSEPLPAVDANGTALRVVVQVVWRVKDTVRAALGIEDHEAYLREQVEAAMARVLSQLPADAFHEDAHTLRNAEAVGDALTRMLKADCEPVGVEVYSAQPTGIEYAPEVAAAMQRRRIAAIDARHRDSVLTSVVDAVDDTVSRLTERGLVELDDYERKALVKDLTVAFYTGRTGGDGN; encoded by the coding sequence ATGCGATCCACGGTGTCGGACAGCTCCGGAAACCCGGAGTACGGCCAGGAGACGGAGTACGGGACGGTCCCGGTACGGGAATGGGTCGGCCCGGGCGGAGCGGGCAGCGTCACGGACGCGTGGGCGGCGGGCGCCGCGGCGGACGAGCCGCCGGTCGCCGAGGGGCTGCCGGTGCGGGGCGCGACCCCGGCCGCGCCCCGCGCGCCCGAGCCACCTCCCCTCTTCAGGCCCGTGTCGGTCTCGGTGCCCTCGGACGAGGAGGTGGTGGTGCAGGTCGGGGAGCCGGCGGAGCCGGACGCTTCGGAGGGCGGTGACGACACCGATTCCGTCGTCGATCTGGTGCTCGATCTCCCGTCGGGGGAGGAGGACCGCGGGGCCTCGCTGGGGGCCACCTCGGCTTCGGTGTCGGTGCCGGTCGAGGCTCGCCCGGAGGAGCCGCAGGACGCGGAGCCCGAGGACGCGCGCCCTGCGGAGGCGGTCGCGCCGGAGCCCGTGAAGGACGCCGCGCCCGTGGAAGCCGCGCCCCTCGTGGAGGCTCCCCGCCCCGAGCCCGCCCTCGCCCTCGCCGGGGCGCGTGTGCCCGGGCCGCCCGACCCGGTCCGGGACAGCGGCCGGCACCAGGCGGTCATCGCCAACGAGCGCACCGCCTCCATCCCCGTGCACCTCCTCTTCCGCGAGGACCGGCGCACCGGGGCCGCCGCCGTGCCGCCCGCCGTCGTGCGGCCGGGCGGGGGCGACCCCGGGGCCGGGGTGCGGCGGCCGCCCGTGCCGAGGACGCCGCAGGTGCGGCCCTCGACCCGGCCCGCCCCCGAAGCCGACCCCCGGCTGCGCGAGCGGCCCGGGCCCGCGCTGCCCGGCTGGGCCGCGCTGCTCACCGGCTTCGGCGGGGTCGCGGCGGCCGGCGCGGTGCTGTGGTGGACGGGCGTGGTCCCGGCCTCGGTGCTCGCCCGGGTCGGGCTCGGGCCGCGTCCGTACGAAGGGCTGCCCACCGGCGCCTGGGCGGCGCTCGTCTTCCTGGCGGCCGTCGTGCTCTTCGCGCTCGGCGGCCTCGGCAGGGGACGGGTCGGGCACGCCTGGGTGCTCACGCTCTTCGGGCAGTACCGGGGCAGCGTCCGGCGCACCGGCCTGGTGTGGGTCAGCCCGCTGCTGCTGCGCCGCCGGATCGACGTACGGCTGCGGCACTGGCGCAGCGAGCCGCTGCCCGCCGTGGACGCGAACGGCACGGCGCTGCGGGTCGTCGTCCAGGTGGTGTGGCGGGTCAAGGACACCGTGCGGGCGGCGCTCGGGATCGAGGACCACGAGGCGTATCTGCGCGAGCAGGTCGAGGCCGCGATGGCCCGGGTCCTGTCCCAGCTGCCCGCCGACGCCTTCCACGAGGACGCGCACACCCTGCGCAACGCGGAGGCGGTCGGCGACGCGCTGACCCGGATGCTGAAGGCGGACTGCGAGCCGGTCGGCGTCGAGGTGTACTCGGCCCAGCCGACCGGGATCGAGTACGCGCCGGAGGTGGCGGCGGCCATGCAGCGGCGCCGGATCGCGGCGATCGACGCGCGGCACCGGGACAGCGTGCTGACCTCGGTGGTGGACGCGGTGGACGACACCGTCAGCCGGCTCACCGAACGGGGCCTCGTGGAGTTGGACGACTACGAACGGAAGGCGCTGGTCAAGGACTTGACGGTGGCCTTCTACACCGGGCGAACCGGGGGCGACGGCAACTGA
- a CDS encoding lytic polysaccharide monooxygenase auxiliary activity family 9 protein has product MRMKASAALVGLAVAGVSMFATSSASSHGYTDNPISRQKLCANGTVTGCGNIQWEPQSVEGPKGFPAAGPADGKICSGGHGEFAQLDDPRGGNWPATKVTAGQGFSFRWQFTARHATTDFRYYITKNGWDPTKPLTRADLEPQPFMTVPYNNQQPPATLTQQGTIPTQKSGKHIILSVWNIADTANAFYACSDVQF; this is encoded by the coding sequence ATGCGTATGAAGGCAAGCGCGGCCCTGGTCGGTCTCGCGGTAGCGGGCGTCTCGATGTTCGCGACGAGCAGCGCCAGCAGCCACGGCTACACGGACAACCCGATCAGCCGTCAGAAGCTGTGTGCCAACGGCACGGTGACCGGCTGCGGCAACATCCAGTGGGAGCCGCAGAGCGTCGAGGGCCCCAAGGGCTTCCCGGCCGCCGGTCCGGCCGACGGCAAGATCTGCTCCGGCGGCCACGGCGAGTTCGCCCAGCTGGACGACCCGCGCGGCGGCAACTGGCCCGCCACCAAGGTGACCGCTGGTCAGGGCTTCAGCTTCCGCTGGCAGTTCACCGCCCGGCACGCCACGACGGACTTCCGCTACTACATCACCAAGAACGGCTGGGACCCCACCAAGCCGCTCACCCGGGCCGACCTGGAGCCGCAGCCCTTCATGACGGTGCCGTACAACAACCAGCAGCCCCCGGCGACGCTGACCCAGCAGGGCACCATCCCGACCCAGAAGTCCGGGAAGCACATCATCCTGAGCGTCTGGAACATCGCGGACACGGCCAACGCGTTCTACGCGTGCTCGGACGTGCAGTTCTGA
- a CDS encoding MFS transporter has product MTNPTSTTAAPGALAGRREWTAFLVLLLPLLLVSMDVSVLFFAIPSIDRDLAPSATQQLWIFDVYAFALAGLLITMGSLGDRIGRRKLLMIGALAFGAASVCAAYANSPEMLIAARAVLGIGGATLMPSTIGLVRNMFRNEQQRAKAIGIWSGAMAGGVALGSVLSGVMLQHFWWGSVFLINVPAMVLLLVLVPLLVPEFKDPDPGRFDFLSVPLSMGAVLPVVYGIKESAAHGFDIAWASVIAAGLAVGWVFVHRQRTRSDAMISRELFRGRGFGTGIGLNALAAFAMMGSAFFTTQYLQSVLGMSTMEAALWSLAPSLAVGAAAPAATALAQRVQRAYVVCGGFTVGAAGFGVFTLAGTDSLVLLLIGSAVMSSGIVAVMALVSDMAMAVSPPEKAGSAASLLETGQEFGGALGMALLGAVATAVYRADMPAAAPEVARKTLPGALATGDESLIAIGRDAFVHSMRYASVTGSLILLTGAVLAATLLRRATRTAPAAEAPAAAPVPAAQV; this is encoded by the coding sequence ATGACGAACCCCACGAGCACCACCGCCGCCCCCGGCGCACTCGCCGGACGTCGGGAGTGGACCGCCTTCCTGGTCCTGCTCCTCCCCCTCCTCCTCGTCTCGATGGACGTCTCCGTCCTCTTCTTCGCGATCCCCTCCATCGACCGGGACCTCGCCCCCAGCGCGACCCAGCAGCTGTGGATCTTCGACGTGTACGCCTTCGCCCTGGCCGGCCTCCTCATCACGATGGGCTCCCTGGGCGACCGCATCGGCCGCCGCAAGCTGCTGATGATCGGGGCGCTCGCCTTCGGCGCCGCCTCGGTCTGCGCCGCCTACGCGAACAGCCCGGAGATGCTGATCGCTGCCCGGGCGGTCCTCGGCATCGGTGGCGCGACGCTGATGCCCTCGACGATCGGGCTCGTGCGCAACATGTTCCGGAACGAGCAGCAGCGGGCGAAGGCGATCGGCATCTGGTCGGGCGCCATGGCCGGCGGGGTTGCCCTCGGCTCGGTGCTCAGCGGGGTGATGCTCCAGCACTTCTGGTGGGGCTCGGTCTTCCTGATCAACGTGCCCGCGATGGTGCTGCTGCTGGTGCTCGTGCCGCTGCTGGTCCCGGAGTTCAAGGACCCGGACCCGGGCCGCTTCGACTTCCTGAGCGTCCCGCTCTCCATGGGCGCGGTACTGCCGGTGGTCTACGGCATCAAGGAGAGCGCCGCCCACGGGTTCGACATCGCCTGGGCCTCGGTGATCGCCGCCGGGCTGGCCGTCGGCTGGGTGTTCGTCCACCGGCAGCGCACCCGCTCCGACGCGATGATCAGCCGGGAGCTATTCCGGGGCCGGGGCTTCGGCACGGGGATCGGGCTCAACGCGCTGGCCGCCTTCGCGATGATGGGCTCGGCCTTCTTCACCACGCAGTACCTTCAGTCGGTGCTCGGCATGAGCACGATGGAGGCCGCGCTGTGGAGCCTCGCCCCGTCCCTGGCGGTGGGCGCGGCGGCGCCCGCGGCGACCGCGCTCGCCCAGCGGGTGCAGCGGGCGTACGTGGTCTGCGGCGGGTTCACCGTCGGCGCGGCGGGCTTCGGGGTCTTCACGCTGGCCGGGACCGATTCACTGGTCCTGCTGCTGATCGGCTCGGCCGTGATGAGCAGCGGCATCGTCGCGGTGATGGCGCTCGTCTCGGACATGGCCATGGCCGTCAGCCCGCCGGAGAAGGCCGGCTCGGCCGCCTCGCTCCTGGAGACCGGGCAGGAGTTCGGCGGGGCGCTGGGCATGGCGCTCCTGGGCGCCGTCGCCACCGCGGTCTACCGGGCGGACATGCCCGCCGCCGCCCCCGAGGTCGCCCGCAAGACCCTGCCGGGCGCGCTGGCCACCGGCGACGAGTCCCTGATCGCGATCGGCCGGGACGCCTTCGTCCACAGCATGCGGTACGCGTCGGTGACCGGGTCCCTGATCCTGCTGACCGGTGCGGTGCTCGCGGCGACCCTGCTGCGCCGGGCGACCCGGACGGCGCCGGCCGCCGAAGCGCCGGCCGCGGCTCCGGTCCCGGCCGCCCAGGTCTGA
- a CDS encoding IclR family transcriptional regulator yields the protein MVLKPEPTAPFHSVQYALRVLETVSKHGSGVTEAQLSRETGLPAGHLTSLLLTLRREGYVEQITDGAYVIGASLLLLGSGAARRQALESKLQQTLAQLRDSVGAAVYISRYVDGEIRVTQYADSPLTPAVNEWVDFRSAAHASAIGKCLLTQLDQNGRRDHIARHKTPRLTSRTITSEKVLFSKLDSQPATVPVLDLQEYAVGTVCAAVPLTAGSSAGCLALSMPVKDAHRLRAAADTLNRRAAPMLLSLAL from the coding sequence GTGGTGTTGAAGCCCGAACCGACCGCGCCGTTCCACTCGGTGCAGTACGCCCTTCGCGTTCTAGAAACGGTCTCCAAGCACGGCAGCGGGGTCACCGAGGCCCAGCTCTCCCGGGAGACGGGGCTGCCCGCCGGCCACCTCACCTCCCTGCTGCTGACGCTGCGCCGCGAGGGCTACGTCGAGCAGATCACCGACGGGGCCTATGTCATCGGCGCCTCGCTGCTGCTCCTCGGCTCGGGCGCGGCCCGCCGCCAGGCCCTGGAGTCCAAGCTCCAGCAGACCCTGGCCCAGCTCCGCGACTCGGTCGGCGCGGCGGTCTACATCAGCCGGTACGTCGACGGCGAGATCCGCGTCACGCAGTACGCCGACAGCCCGCTCACCCCGGCCGTCAACGAGTGGGTGGACTTCAGGTCGGCGGCGCACGCCTCGGCGATCGGCAAGTGCCTGCTGACGCAGCTCGACCAGAACGGCCGCCGCGACCACATCGCCCGGCACAAGACGCCCCGGCTGACCTCGCGGACGATCACCAGCGAGAAGGTCCTCTTCTCCAAACTGGACAGCCAGCCGGCCACGGTCCCGGTGCTCGACCTCCAGGAGTACGCGGTCGGCACGGTGTGCGCGGCGGTGCCGCTGACCGCCGGGTCGTCGGCGGGCTGCCTGGCACTGTCGATGCCGGTGAAGGACGCCCACCGGCTGCGCGCGGCGGCGGACACGCTGAACCGGCGCGCGGCCCCGATGCTGCTCTCGCTGGCCCTGTAG
- the ehuA gene encoding ectoine/hydroxyectoine ABC transporter ATP-binding protein EhuA codes for MSPPPAEERGHGPEDVGHPLVRFDKVVKRYGDHTVLDELDFTVERGEHVTLIGPSGSGKTTILRLLMTLERVSDGVIWINGEPLTHLRAPDGSLKPASEKHLRAARRKIGMVFQQFNLFPNMKVLQNITEAPVNVLGMDRDKAEARARELLDLVGLSGKVDAHPSQLSGGQQQRVAIARALAMEPEILLLDEVTSALDPELVAGVLELLTDIARNTDITMLCVTHEMSFARDVSEKVLMFDAGRVVESGSPEKIFSDPSHERTREFLNAVL; via the coding sequence CTGAGCCCTCCCCCTGCAGAAGAACGCGGCCACGGCCCCGAGGACGTCGGGCACCCGCTCGTCCGCTTCGACAAGGTCGTCAAGCGCTACGGGGACCACACGGTCCTGGACGAGCTGGACTTCACCGTCGAGCGCGGCGAGCACGTCACCCTGATCGGGCCCAGCGGTTCGGGCAAGACGACGATCCTGCGCCTCCTGATGACGCTGGAGCGGGTCAGCGACGGCGTGATCTGGATCAACGGCGAACCGCTGACGCACCTCCGGGCGCCGGACGGCTCGCTGAAGCCGGCCTCCGAGAAGCACCTGCGCGCCGCCCGCCGGAAGATCGGCATGGTCTTCCAGCAGTTCAACCTCTTCCCCAACATGAAGGTGCTCCAGAACATCACCGAGGCGCCCGTCAACGTCCTCGGCATGGACCGGGACAAGGCGGAGGCCCGGGCCCGGGAGCTGCTGGACCTCGTCGGGCTCTCCGGCAAGGTCGACGCGCACCCCTCGCAGCTGTCCGGCGGGCAGCAGCAGCGGGTCGCGATCGCCCGGGCGCTGGCGATGGAGCCGGAGATCCTGCTCCTGGACGAGGTGACCTCCGCGCTGGACCCGGAGCTGGTGGCGGGGGTGCTGGAGCTGCTGACGGACATCGCCCGGAACACCGACATCACGATGCTCTGCGTGACCCACGAGATGAGTTTCGCCCGGGACGTCTCGGAGAAGGTGCTGATGTTCGACGCGGGACGGGTCGTGGAGTCCGGTTCGCCGGAGAAAATATTCTCCGATCCCTCGCACGAACGCACGCGCGAATTCCTCAACGCGGTGCTGTGA